The sequence AAGTTCAACAGCTGTTGAAGCTTCTTCCATCATCCAGTAACACATCGCACATTAACTGTGCCACCGCGTCTATTTGCCCTGTGACCAATGTCACTGAAGGTATGTCACACACATCTATAATTGCAAGAACACAGAAAATCTCTTGGATAGTTGATACAGGGGCAAGTTGCCACATATCAAGTATTAAAGAGATGTTCTCTGAACTAAGACCAGTGAATAATTGGAAGGTTCTTTTGCCTAACAAAACTGAAATATATGCATCACACATAGGAacaagggtaaatttcaaataaaacccctgtggtttcactaattttcagataaaggactgtggtttactttttgtcaaaacaaggattgaggtttcaaacttggattaatgctattaaaatcatctttcacgacctgaaaatgaaaattttcaagaattaaagttgttcaatgtcatattttatatggaactacattttcgattttcgaaaatcatattttttggaactttctctctctaaacattaactttctctctctctttaccaaacatcatctaaacaatctcaaaataaaaaatttgaagaattaaagttgcttagaataatAGTAgctcttaaaatatgtcatttttcaAGTCGTCaaatgtgattttaatagtatcaatcgaaaaagtccttattttgttaaagttgaaaacttcaatcctcgttttgacaaaaagtaaaccacagtcctttatctaaaaattagtgaaaccacaggggttttatttgaactttaccctaggAACAATTAGATTCACTGAAGATTTCATACTACATGATGCTCTTTTGGTTCCTAATTTTGCTTATAACCTTATTTCGGTTTCTAGGCTAACTAATACCTTGAATTGTGAAGTTAAATTCACTAATAATGACTGTCTTATACAACATACACAGACGAGGAAGATGATTGGTTTAGCTAAGTCCAATGATGGGCTTTATCAATTACACAGACCATGCTTGAATGCTGATGTTCTCTTTAATAAGCATGTTATAAATAATGTGAATGCTGTGAACAATGATTCTGTTAATCAATTTTATGATGGTTCTTTGAATAGTCTCGATAATAATAGTAATGCTTTGATGTGGCATAATCGTCTTTGACATATAGGGCAATCTAGTTTTGCTCATATTAATAAACACATTGGCAGTTTGAGCATTGGTAACCTTGTATGTGATGTATGTCATCTTGCTAGACAAAAGAAGCCTGCATTTCCTGTTAGTAAGTCCAGGACCAGAAATTGCTTTGATATGGTTCATATGGACATATGGGGTCCTACCAGCACTAGTATTAATGGAAATAAATATTTCCTCACTGCGGTAGATGATTATTCTAGGCATACTTGGGTTTTCTTTGTTCAAGTCAAGTCTGTTATATCTATATTGGTTCAACGCTTTATATCCATGGTAGAGACTCAGTTTAACAAGACCGTTAAAATCATTAGAACTGACAATGGCCCCGAATTTAAGCTTGCTAGTTTTTATGCTGACAAAGGCATTATGCATCAAACCAGTTGCGTTgagactcctcaacaaaatggccTTGTAGAAAGGAAACACCAGCACATTCTGAACATAGCCAGAGCGCTACAGTTTCAGAGTAAATTGCCCATTTCTTATTGGACTTATTTTGTATCTCATGCAGTGTTCATAATCAATAGGCTACCCTCCAAAGTCATTGACTTTGCTTCACCCTATGAGCTGCTCAATAATAAAATGCCTGATTACAATGATCTAAAGTCATTTGGATGCCTTTGTTTTACTTCCACTTTGCATAGAGATAGGAAGAAGTTTGATGTCAGGGTCGAAAAATGCATGTTTTTAGGATACCATTCAGGCACCAAAGGTTATAGAGTTCTCAACCTAGATTCCCACAAGGTTTCTGTTACTAGAAATGTCATTTTCTATGAAAATGTCTTTCCCTACCTAGAATTGACTAACAGAGATACTGATAGTTATATCGTTCCTGTTTCTCAAGAGACTCTCAACAGGGACATTGAGGTTCCTCACACAGATGTCTCCTCTGATCCTAGAATTAGGAGGTCAAACAAAACTGTTAAGCAGCCTGAATATTTAAGAGATTACCACTGTGCTATAGCTCAAGGTCACTCCACAACGCCTATTGAGAGTAGTGTGTACCATCCATTGTCGAAAGTCATATCATATGAAAATCTTTCTCAATCACAAAAGAACTATTCTGTAGCTCTTATGATTGATCAGGAACCTAAAACCTATAAGCAAGCCGTCATTCATCCCGAATGGCAGCAGGCTATGCAGGAAGAACTAAACGCCCTAAGTAACAATAAGACTTGGGTGATTTGCTCCAAACCTAATGATAAAAAGGAGGTGGATTGTAAGTGgacttttaaaataaaaagaatgagTGATGGGACTACATATAGGTATAAAGCCAGATTAGTTGCCAAGGGTTTCACTCAGCAAGAAGGGGTTGATTTTCTTGATACCTTCTCCCTTGTTGCTAAGTTAACCACCGTGAGAGTTCTGGTTGCTTGTGCTGTTGTCAAAGGGTGGCACTTAGAGCAACTTGACGTTAACAATGCGTTTTTGCACGGGGATCTTGAGGAGGAAATTTATATGAAATTACCCCCTGGTGTAAATACTGATGTCCCCAATCCTAGTTGTAGGCTGACTAGGTTTTTATACGGGCTTAAATAAGCCAGCAGGCAATGGAACATAAAACTTGCTGCTGCCCTTCAATCTGTTGGTTTTAATAAATCTTTAGCTGACCCTTCGCTTTTTATtagaaagaaaaataacaaattcatTGCTATCACTGTCTATGTTTATGATTTAATCCTTGCCAGTGACAATCAAGATGACATAAGGGAGGTGAAAGCGTTTTTAGATAGAGAATTCACCATTAAAGACCTAGGAAAGCTCAAATATATCTTAGGAATTGAGGTATCTAGGACTTCTAATGGGATACATTTGTGTCAAAGAAAGTATGTCCTTGACATGCTTGCTGAATTTGGATTCTTAGAATGTAAACCATGTTCAACACCTATGTCTATGAGCAAGATTGATTATTCTAATTCATTTGTTCTAGAGGACATCACCTTGTACAGGAGGTTAGTAGGCAAACTACTATATCTCACCAACACCAGGCCTGACCTCAGTTATGCTGTCCAACAACTTTCCCAAAATCTGGATAAACCTACCGAATTACACCTTGCTGCAGCACATAGAGTACTTAGATACTTAAAAGGCAATCCCGCCCAAGGTATCATGCTTTACGCCAACTCTGATATACATATCAAGGCATATACTGATTCCGACTGGGCTAACTGTACGGAAACCAGGAGATCGATTACGGGTTTTTGCACGTTCATAGGTCAGTCTCTTATATCCTGGAAATCCAAAAAGCAACAAACGATTAGTAAGTCCTCTTCGGAAGCCGAATAcaaggccatgtccctcacttgTGGTGAAGTCCAATGGCTCCAATACTTATTAAATGACCTACATATGATAGAGTCGCATCCTCccacactgtactgtgataataTATCTGTTATCCACATCGCTAAAAACAGCGTGTTTCATGAGAGAACAAAACACATTGAATTAGATTGTCACTATGTCAGACAACAAGTTCAAGCTGGGAAGATTCACTTACTTCCAGTCAGATCTAATGAACAACTAGctgatttttttacaaaacCCCTTCACACACCTgctttcaaatttcaattacaAAGATTAGGGGTTATGAATGTTCATCTTCCAGCTTGAGGGGGGATGTTAACCTACATGATTTATTATATAGTCTTGTGATATTTTATAGCTATATGTTTACTCTATAATTCTGTTTTCAATCTGTTGTAACTAACCCATATTCTGTTAATTAGTATAGTGGCAGTATTGCAATAATGATTTGTTCACAACCCACTTGTGATGTAAGGGTTGTTAGTTTAAATAGGAGTCATTAGAATTAGTTTTGTATTCATTTTACTCTTCTCTTTTCTTTGTATTCGAAGTATCAGATGAAGAACTTAAtagtcttcatcttcttcttcttcttcttcccgtAACCTTTCTTCAAGATCAATAAACAATACATGAACTATTCTCTTTCACATGTTTGTTAAGATCCATCAATTCAAGCAAAGATTTATCTTCATAAtcacaagaattaaaaaaagtagAATATTTCTCATTGTGATAAGGAATGCTAAAATTGACTTTCCGAAAAACGGtatttaaaaaatacaaattcattttaaaaaaagGCACGTGCAAAAAGAAAGACAATTGTGCAACATAATATAACCTCCATTTATGATATTTTACATAATTTTTTCataactttttttatatatcgtGACTTCTAATAGCTCCATAAAAGTTATAATACACCgacatttttgtaatttttttataagtattttcaatttttatcttttataaagcgtttaaaattttaaattaaatatcttgaaacttttaatatttataaaaagtGTTACAAAATAGGAATATAACACGTACTCCCTCTACACGaacattttaaataattttttcaaattatatCAGTCATTTACCATCCTATTACTTTGTATTACGGATGGATTTGTTTTCAAGTTTAACATTTACCTTTGACAAATTTTCGTATGcaatatttaactcatttagaTGAAAAATTAACTGATTTGCTAATTCGTGTTGTCACATGGTACAATTTGTAACACGTGtgtcaattattttaattttatatatattaatagacTTAGTATgtggataaataaataaataaaggtttAATTCCTCATTTATCCacctattaaatataaatatagatgAAAAAATTTAAACAATATAAGGTatcaaaaattaataaatcatttaaggttgtaaaaaatgctaggcgctagtcgggcggacagGACCCTCGAGGATTAATCGGAGATTTGTCGGagattaatcagatttgtatttttgtattttttatttattaatcaataaattattatataaatttaattaaaatatgtattatactatgtaaaaacaataatataaaattatttaatataaaaagcacgtatatttgtaacatatatctttaaaagtgtataaacatcaacatttcaacaataaatatcattgaaacaacttaaaagtgaattataataaagaaaaaacataaattcACAATTAAAAATGCTTTTATTCATTGTCGTTTAGACGGTACTTAGATGGTCTAGGCGGTGTCGAGTAAGCCTAGGCGGAGCCCAAGCGGCTGAAAATCTTCTAGAAGTCAATAAAACGTCTAGAGGGACTAATTGTAGAAAATCGGGACATATTCTTGATTTTGAGTGCCTCGGCGGGATCTAAACAGTTCAGGCGGCCTTCGTTTCGAACAGTgaattattttgtacaaaatgaattaaatggcatatatatgaaaatatctttaaaataaatattgcCAAATAAAGAAATAACCAGTTCAAGTGGTTGGGTTGGGTTTGTAGAAATTAAACCGAATAAAAACATTttctttgaaaaatatataaaaacaaataagCTATGTTCAGAGCCTCCTGCTCAAGATACAGATAGGGGAAGAAATAAGCAGAGCTGTGGATATGGTGTCCACATCTTTCCTTCTACCCATCAATGGAAATCTCCTTCTCTCTTCTCAAATCCCTCATCTGCACTCTTCTTCTACTATCATCAAGTGAGTTTACCTTCTCAattatcttcttttcttttgctccAATTTCTAATTCTATTTCTAGGTCGTGGAAATTTTGTGCTTCTTGAGAAATTTGGTTTCAATCTTAGGTGGGGATTCAGAAGGGATGATGACAGAAGCCAAGTTAACAGAAGAACCAAGAGCCAAGCTTTTAAAGTCTTGGCAAATCCTAATGTATGCATCAATTCAAGGCTTCATGTGTAATGCCAATATGTCTGGTTTGGTTATAATCAAAGGTTTTTCTAGGTATGTCTGTTGATTTAGTCCTTGAGTACCCCTGGGATGGGAGTACAAAATCTCAGTATTTTCAGATATTGGATATGATATAGCTTCAACTTGTTGTAGTGATGCATAATTGATTGAGTCAATTTTTATATCCAGTTATGattgtgcaattttatgttTCTTTTCACCTTATCTTTGTTCTTGGTTGTTGATTTGATGTCTCGATGATAAACTTCCCCAAATCTAAAATGACAAAAGCAATATCAAACCTTTTTTGAAGTGCCTTGAAGTCTGTTACAGCTGCAGGGTGCAGATATTGGTTGTTATCCGGATTGTTCTCTTAATCTTGGACATGTTTATATGTCCAGTGTTATGAAATTAGATATCTGATGGTGCTATATTTTCTGTACTTCGTTGAACTTGAAGTTTCAACCTAGTGTGTAGTGATAGATATGAGAGATAGATTACTGAGGAAGAGTAAAATTGGACCTTGGATTTGTGGATGAAAGATATTTTAGAGTCTTTCGAGTTTTTGTCAATATTTGATTTAGTTAAGAGGACAGGTTTCGATAAGAGCTCTCCCCTTTGAGTGATGCTTCTTGGTTGCCATTTCCCAGTTACTGTAATAGAATTTGAGTTCTATCCACCTATATTCCATAAGATGCTTTTAGTACTATAATTGCATTGGGAAGGAATGACAGATTCCACATTAACATCTGGATGATGAGAAGTCACCTGATTGCATATTTTAGGGCACAAAGTAATCTTTACTCAGATGTTTCACCAATGCATATGTCTAGATTTTATGTATGTATCAAGGCAAGCATTGATCTTGATACAGACATACAGGGGATCCTAAAATGCACATGTTCACAAGTGAGTCAGTCAGACAAATAATTTTATACTTCCGGTTGATCTTTTCCGATCTCTTGTCGGGGATAAGTGAAGATAAATCAAAACATCAAGTAAtctatagttacaaataacttTCTTTCCTCGATGCGGCGAGCATATTTTAGCTTTAAAATGCAATATTGCATTTGACACAGCTGTGCTTCTAGCAGCTTTTTGTTGGTTAAAAGTATGTGATTGAGGATACCAAGAACATCGTCATTTTAGCAGCAAAAACTGGTGGTTCACTTCATTGTCTCAATTTATACTGATCATTTGTATCATGCTAAATTGTGTATTATGTTACTCGAACTTTATTGTATGTTGTCTTGATGGGTTTCACTAACTGGTTTTAATATTCAttcttctgtttttcctttctgaTACATGTTCTTTCCTTATCATTTCAGTTAGTTTCAAGTTTAAAAAGATTAATCATATCTCACTCCTTGAATTAAATGTAAAATGTGGCATCTTTTATCTGACACGGTTCATAATTAATGAAATAGATACTTTCTTGCCTTTTTTTTTCCCTTGAGTATAATGTAGGTGCCAGCGAAAGGAAGTTCAGGAAAAGAGGTGATCATGGTTGATCCTGTAGAAGCTAAGAGATTAGCTGCCAAACAGATGCAAGAAATTAAAGCTAAGGAAAACTTTAAGGTGAATGAAATTTTCATATCCTATATGATTTATCACTCCTCTTTTTCCCTGAATTGGTTGATTGTTTCTCATAAAATAGAAATGCAGctatttataataatgttttcATGTTAGAGACGACGCCAAATTGAGGCAATTAACGGAGCATGGGCAATGATTGGTCTCACAGCAGCCTTGGTGATTGAAGGTCGAACCGGgaaaaacataataaatcaggTAAAATCACGAGTGTTTCACCTCTTAATTCATAAGACAAGATAGGAACATTTGCAGATGATAACTATATGTGTATTTAACATGAACAAGTTGTTTGTTTTCTCAGTTGGCTGGATACTGGTCTGCCATTGTCCATATTTTTGTGCAGTAGAGGAGGAAGTCTGAATATCAATTTGTGGATTTGCATATTCTTTTTCTGATATATTCTGTCAAATTTTATCTATATGTAACTTCTTCCGGCTCATTTTTATTGAGTTCTCAAAATGTGATAGTAATATTCTCCATTCAAACTATTATTTACATCTACTCAGTAATTTAAATTCATCTGTTCAtgataattttttctttttcttttttgctaTAATTTTTTGTTGAAAATTGATAGATCCCTTCATGTTAAAGAAgatttattgatttatttattccATGTATAATTTGGTTGTGATCCCCATTTTTCAACAGGAAAACCATGATCTTCATGATTCAGGAACTAGCATTAGGAGAACAATGGCTGATAATTCATATTTCAAAACTTGCAAGTGTTTGATTTTCAGCAAACAAGGCTTTTGATAAATATATTGGATTAAAGTACTATTTGCCCCAATGACCTATTCAAAATGTTCATATTTGCTTTCGGACCTGTTATTTGGTACATAAGACGATGAACTATCAAAACTTGTCAAATCTCAACCGGTAATATACCATCCATACTTGAGATTTCACCAATTTTGATAGGTCATGAGGTACCAAATGACCAAAAGTCCAATTTTGATAGGTCATGAGGTACCAAATGACCAAAAGGAAAAAACGATCATTTTGGATAATGCTTTGGATAAATAAAGGAGCAAATAATGATTTATAAATTACTATGCACTGGTTGAGAATTTACCAATTGCCTAACATAATTTGGTTTAATACAACAGGTGCAGCAGGGGCTTTTGTGGGTGACCAAATAATTCCATAGACTCCTAAACTTTTTAGTGTCCCAATTtttttaaacttgtttaaagtaagCTATTAGCATCctgaacttatttaaagtgGTTTATTAGCCTTTGAAATTGTTAAAGTAACCTATTGCTcttctgaacttgtttaaaatgataagCGCTTCAAATTTTCTAAATTTCTTACTTACTAATGTCACAGAGGTTAACCATGTTACTGATGAGATATTTTCAAAATTCAGGAAATCATTCGGATTATTTAGCCAAATAGAGAGACATTAATTCATACAATTTAACCAAATATAGACATTAAGtcacaatttatttatttttatttttttgtttccgGTACATTTTGATGTATTTTTGTAGCCAACTTTTTACCATCATGTGAAGTTTGGTTTGTTGGAGGCTTGTTAATATGTAATCTAGAATCAAGGGCATGAAGTAATACACATTATAAATAaggattttgttttttttcaacAAGTTTGGTTTGATTGTTTTTTTCCCCGAAATGGTCGTGTATAACCTTTTCAATAAAGTTTGGAAATTTTATTTGTGCTAATTGTTTTCGTGAGAGGAAGAACGGAAAACGGGCAGCTTCAAATCCTTAGTAATATCATGAAATGAAATGGATTGGGGCTTTGGTTTGTTTGATCCAAAATGAGTATATGGTACATCCTTAATTTATCATTACATTCACAAATTTGACAAAtatgtttttcctttttatctaatatttttttggtttaatttcaaataaaacccattaatttcaaaaaaaaaaaaattgtagacCGGTGTACAtggttttttttgttacaaaataaaCTATTTGTTTGGCATCGTTAGCCATTTTAGATTGATTTTGCTGATAACaactttaaaatgaaaattttcatgatttaaataatattttaagcaattttaattcttcatttgaggtcatttaggtgttgttttttaagagagaaagttaatatttagagagagaactccaaaaatgatgattttgaaaataaaaaatgtagtttcataTTAATAtgattcttgaaaattttcattctaatgtcgttatcggccaaatttgaccAAGTCAAACCAAAATGGCTAACAATGACAACCACATATttgttttgtaacaaaaaaaaaaccacagggtACCGATCTGTAAAAATATGAAACCTCATAAATTATATTTGAAATGAGCCCTATTTTTTTCTCAAGAATTTGGTAGTTGGTAGTTAAAAGGAGAACTATTAAAAAATAGACTAGTAAAACAATATGTGAAAAAGATAAAAGAATCTCTAGTTTAACTAGAGTACTGAGAACTCCAAGAATCTTTTAGTTTGACTcttaaataaaaatttgaaaagagagagttaaaaatcagctccaatAGTTTCTTAGTGGcttctcaaatcactaagagtctctctATTCTAGGGGTTGCAACGGTACAGGCACTCCGATCCTAATATTTATGGGACAGTTTCGAAGAATCCCCATTAAATGATTCGGGGATTTTTTTCATCCCCATCACCTCCCCATGCGGATCCTCACGGGTAAAGAGAATCCTCATAcccaataaaataatattaatttttatatatatagaaatttaATTGTCACATTATAAAACAGTAACCATTATACGAAAGCGCTGCTAATGAATTTCGGTTACTTTATTtagtttgtaaataaaacaaGGGTTAGAAATTAGAATAGCTCTGATATTCTTACTTTAACTGATTCATAGCCACAAATTCCCACATTTAGCCTATTACAAAGACAAAAATGCCCTTGAGTCAAATTCCTAAATCCTCTCAAATCTTCAAATCCTTTCAAATTCTAAACTCAAATCCGGACAAAAAGTATGGATCGGGGGAGGGGCGACAAAGGAAATGGATTAATGGTACGTAATTTCGACTCGAACAGTTGCTTTTTTACGGTTTTTCGATTGAAATTGatgttttttaatttccagaatCGCGGGCTTGGGGCGTGTGGGTATCACGCCTCTACCCGTAGAGGGGCATATGAGTATGGGTATCACTCGAGAGCTTTCGTGCACAGTTGGACCAAATGACGACAGCCGaggtaaaataatattttataacttgcaacaatttacttaaataaatatCATTTCTTATTAACATGTTATTATATATGTTTTGCAAGTGATGTGGTTGCCTTATGGCCCAGTCGCCGATGATGATCAGCTTCAAGTGTCCTACGCCAggtggatacggtgtagagatatTGTTGAGCCATATATGCCTGACCGAGTACTTCGTCAGCTCGGTTATGTTCAGACTATCCctgctgagcgtattagacctgatactgCATTTCGGCCATGGAAGTCTGTATCGTACAGCCTCGCGCATTCCGAAGTGACAGTTGATGATActtggcggagatttccatctaCTCATGGCGTTGATCGGAGGAGATTCCATGCAGTTGGAGCCGATCCTGGTGCTTGTGTTTCCGGGTACATGGAGTGGTACAGACGATATTCACATCCTCGTCTGCTTCGTGCCCCTCAGGATGCGTCGATCCACCATTCTCGCTCCAACAGCGAATATgtaggtttttttattattttctatttattattgttttacctatgtttgttttctaatatttaattttgtgcAGTGGGTTAGCCGTTTGGCAGGCGTTAGATCCTTAGGATTTAGCCTATTATTACTTACTTATTTAGTACACCTTTACTAAAGTGTAAAACTGATGTCGTTCTCTAGTTCCTAGGAATAGAAGACTGAGCCCTCAGGGGGAAAAAAGCTCTATTCAATGCCGGTCTCCTCCTGTATGTACTCGTGCTGCGTGTCACCGAGAACCTCTCATAGCAGGAGTAAGAGTCTAAAATGTTACAGATGGTACGGGGTTGCGACACCTGATAAAAGCCTTTATTTTCGAATAAAAAGCATAAGAA comes from Euphorbia lathyris chromosome 8, ddEupLath1.1, whole genome shotgun sequence and encodes:
- the LOC136204231 gene encoding uncharacterized protein is translated as MVSTSFLLPINGNLLLSSQIPHLHSSSTIIKWGFRRDDDRSQVNRRTKSQAFKVLANPNVPAKGSSGKEVIMVDPVEAKRLAAKQMQEIKAKENFKRRRQIEAINGAWAMIGLTAALVIEGRTGKNIINQLAGYWSAIVHIFVQ